Sequence from the Ochrobactrum sp. Marseille-Q0166 genome:
TGAGCTGCCATCGGATCGATGTCTGGGCTATAGTTCAGAAAGTCGCCGGGAAAACTGGGCTTTGTCGGATGGAGGCTCAACGGTCAATGTTTCTGCCGGGCGTATGATCAGCGCCAATAATGGCGAAGTGCTGGCCAGTATGGCGGCTGATGGGGCAGGGGTCGCCATGCTGCCTGTTTTCATCGTGGCGGAACATCTGCGCACGGGACGCCTTGTGCAAATTTTGCCGGAATGGTCACCGCCGCAACTCTGGCTCACGCTTTATTATCCGCCATTCCAGAAACTGCCTCCTCGTATTGCGGCCTTTTCGGATTTTTTCGAGCGTGAGATCAAGGCAATCGTCACGCGGATGGTTTGATGGTTGTATGAAAAGCGGTGATTTGATTTATTGATCGACGCGCGGTTTTGGGCTGCTTGACGCATCTCTTCTGCCTGATTGCGCCCTCATAAATACAATTTATTGACAAAATGACGATAAGCTGATGACATAAAGTTAATAAAATAAAAGGGACATTCTATGGTGCATGAGGCAGATCCGCAGAGCGGCTCAGATATTTTGCTGGCAATGCAAGAATCGGGTTTCGATGAAGTGTCGCTTCCGAAGCATCTGCGTTCCGTTGCATCCCTCGGCCCTATTGTATCTTCCTCACATCTTGCCGAAGGTGGTTCGCCGGGCATGTCAGAAGTCGAATACGGGCTTATTCTGGCATCCCACGCATTTTCGCGCTGGATGGTTCGCTGCATGGCGGCGGCAGGCTTGCCGGGATTGTCTCCCATTGAAGTTTTGATCCTTCATTCGATCCGGCATCGTGGCCGCGAGAAAAAACTCGCTGATATTTGCCTCGTGCTCGATATCGAAGATACGCATATCGCGACATACGCCATCCGTAAGCTGGAAAAGGCGGGGCTTTTGACCACTGGCAAAGCTTCCAAGGAAAAGACAGTCAAAATTACCGAGAAGGGTGCAGAGGCTTGCGCGCGCTATCGCGAGATTCGCGAGCGACTGCTTGTTGAATCAACAACCAATGCACGCCCTTCAGAAGAGACGTTGTCGGAGGTTGCGGCACTTCTGCGCTTCATGTCCGGTGCATTTAATCAGGCCACACGGTCGGCCATTACACTATAAGAGAGTTACTGGTTTGAGTGGAACTGTGTCCAAACCTCTGCTGACGGTTGAGGGTCTGAGTGTTGAATTCGGTGCCAATCGCGTCGTTAATGATCTGAATTTTTCTGTCTCCGCTGGTCGCACACTGGCTGTTGTTGGCGAATCTGGTTCGGGTAAGTCGATTACGTCGCTTTCGATCATGCGCCTTGCGGATATGAGCGGCGCAAAGTTTCCCGACGGACGCATTCTGTTTAATGGCCCTGAAGGTGAACGCGATCTGCTGAAAGTCGATCAGAAAGCAATGCGTGGCATTCGCGGCAAAGACATTGCGATGATCTTTCAGGAGCCAATGACGTCACTTAATCCGGTCTTCACCATCGGCAATCAGATTTCAGAAGTGCTGATGCTGCATGAAGGCATGTCGAAGAATGCCGCTCTGGCTGAAGGCAAGCGTTTGTTGGAGATGGTGCGTCTGCCGGATGCGGAAGGACTGCTCAAGCGTTACCCGCATCAGCTTTCCGGCGGTATGCGCCAGCGCGTTATGATCGCGATGGCACTTGCTTGCCGTCCAAAGTTGCTTATCGCTGACGAACCCACCACTGCACTCGATGTCACCATTCAGGCCCAGATTTTGCACATCATCAAAGATTTGCAGAAAGAGCTTGAAATGGCGGTCATTTTCATCACGCATGATATGGGCGTGGTGGCTGAAATGGCCGACGACGTTGTTGTCATGTGGAAGGGCAAAAAGGTTGAAGAAGGCCCAGTTGGCCGCATCTTCGAAGCGCCACAGCATCCTTACACACAGACGCTTCTGTCGGCCGTTCCGAAACTTGGCAGCATGACGGGCGAAGCGTTCCCGAAGCGCATGCCGGTGATGATGATGCGCGATGGTGTGCCTGTGCTGTCAGGCGAAGAGCGCATTCAGGACACGGCACATTATAACGGCAAGCCGCTTCTTGCCGTTGATGATCTTTATGTGCGCTTTCCGATCAAGAAGAATCTGTTTGGCAAAGTTACCCATGTCTGCAATGCAGTCTCGAAGGTTGCTTTCGACATTTATCCGGGTGAAACCCTCGCACTTGTTGGTGAATCCGGTTCTGGCAAGTCGACCATAGGACGCACGATCCAGCAGCTTCAATCGCCGCTTTCCGGCGATATTCGTTTTAACGGCAAAGCCTATTCGCAGATGAGCGCTCAGGAACGCTATGCGATGCGCCGCGAAGTGCAGTATATTTTCCAGGACCCATTTGCTTCGCTTGATCCGCGCAAGACTGTCGGCTTTTCCATTGCAGAGCCGATCCGCACCCATGGCCTTCTTGATAACAATAAAGCGATCAATGCGCGGGTGGCAGAATTGCTGGAACGTGTCGGTCTCGGTCCTGAACATGCTTCGCGTTATCCGCATGAGTTTTCCGGCGGCCAGCGTCAGCGTATCTGCATTGCACGCGCGCTTGCATCAAAGCCCAAGCTTATCATCGCCGATGAAGCACTCTCGGCGCTCGATGTTTCTATTCAGGCGCAGGTAATCAACCTGTTTATGGACCTCCAAAAAGATCAGGGTCTGGCCTATTTGTTCATCAGCCATGACATGGCGGTTGTTGAAAAGATGAGCCATCGCGTTGCTGTGCTTTATCTTGGGCAGATCATGGAGCTTGGCTCACGCCAACAGGTTTTTGAAACGCCTTCGCATCCTTACACGCAGCGTCTGTTGTCTGCCGTACCGGTTGCCGATCCTTCGACGAGGACCCAACGCGCAGCTCTGGAAGGTGAAATTCCAAGCACAACGCGCCGGATTGATGACAAGCCTGTCATTTACAATCATCGCGAAGTTTCACCAGGCCATTTCGTTGCTGAAAGCGCTTGATTTCCTAAACTTAAATGAAACCCAAAGGGGAAAATAATGATAAAGAAAGCACTGAAAGCCGCTCTTCTGGCTTCCGTTCTGTCGGCTGCCGTGATCGCATCGGCTCCGGCTTTCGCCGCAGGCAAGCTGACTGTTTCGTCGCCGCAAGACCCGGGCAGCTGGGACCCGATCGACACATTCCTCGTCAACTGGGCTTCGGTCGCAACCAATATTTTTGACGGCCTTGTTTATCGTGGCCCTGATCTTAAAATCGTACCGGGCTTGGCTTCGTCGTGGGAAGAACTCGATGAAGGCAAACGTATTCGCTTCAACCTGCGCGAAGGCGTGAAGTTCCACGATGGTGAACCATTCAACGCAGAAGCGGTGAAATTTACCTTTGATCGTCTGCTTGGTGAGGAAGGCGCGAAAGGTCCGCAGCGTTCCAATTATATCGCCATCGAAAAGATCGAAGTGATCGACGACAAGACGGTCGATTTTCACCTGAAGACACCTGATCCGGTTCTGATCACCAAGCTTGCTGGCTATGGCGCAATGATCGTTCCGCCGAAATATATCGCTGAAAAGGGCGAGGACTATTTCAACACGCATCCGGTTGGCACCGGCCCTTTCAAATTTGTGTCCTACGAACCAAAGGTCAATATCCAGCTTGAAGCCTTTGCTGATCACTGGGGCGGCGCACCGAAGATTTCAGAACTTGAATATCGCTTCATCACAGAACCTTCGACTGCCGTTGCTGAACTTCAGGCCGGCCGCGTTGATCTCGTTATCCCGCCAACCATTCCTATTGGCATGATCCCGACGATTGAAGGCGATGCAAACCTGGAATTGGTTACAACTGATGGCCCGACGGTTGATGCGCTGCGCTTTAACACGCGTGATGGCATCACAAAGGATGAGCGCGTTCGTAAAGCCCTGATTATGGCTGTTGATCGCGATGCGATCATCCAGTCGATCCTTGCTGGTCAGGCAGAGCCGATTGCCAGCTTCCAAGGCGCTTTGTCGTTTGGCTACGATCCTGAACTCAAGCCCCTGCCATACGACCCTGATCAGGCTAAGAAGCTCCTTGAAGAAGCAGGCGTTCAGCCCGGCGCAACGGTGCAGATTGACGTTCGTGGTAATGACGCGACTTTCAATGAAGTGACACAGGCTGTTGCAAGCTTCCTGCAGATGGTCGGCATCAATGCAACGATTAAGCCATATGACGTGAATGTGCTGCTGAACGATGTTATTCCACAGGGCAAGACTGGCGCTATGTTCCAGCAGAAATGGGGCGGCTGGACGTTTGATTATGATAACACCGCTTACTCGATGTATCATTCGGGTGAGAAGTGGAATCCGTATGAAGAGGACGAGCAACTCGACAAGATGCTCGAAGCGCAGCGCTCTGTTCTCGACCGTGGTGAGCGCGAAAAGATGCTTCAGGAAATCGCAAAATATGCGGCTGATAAGGCATATGAAATGCCACTTTATAGCTCCAAAGCGATTTTCGGCGTGAACAAGCGTGTGAAAAACTTTGTTCCAGCACCGGATAACCGTCTGCGTTTCACAGATGTAACCGTCGACTAATCAAAAATAATACGGCAAGCCGTTAACCGGCTTGCCGCTCTGTTTCGGAGGTGCTCAGGTGGCCGGATTTCTGATAAAACGAATTTTGCAGGCGTTGTTCGTGCTGATCGCGATGACGATGCTCGTCGCCTATGCGATTCGCCTGACGGGTGACCCAGCACTGATGTTGACGCAAGGTGCGGGTAGTGTCACAGAGGCTGATCTTGAGCGTATCCGTGAAGGACTTGGTTTGAACCAGCCGTTCCTCGTTCAGTACTGGCAATTCCTCAAAGGGTTGTTCACATTTGATTTCGGTCGCAGTTTTCTCGGCGGCACGCCTGTTTCTGTACTGGTTGGAAAAGCCTTGCCTGCAACGCTGATGCTTGCTTTTGCGTCGCTGTTTGTCTCGCTTGTGATTTCCATTCCACTCGGCATTAAAGCGGCTGTGTCCCGCGGTAAATGGGCGGATCAGCTTATTCGTGTTTGCTCACTGGTTGGCCTGTCGTTCCCGAATTTCTGGCTGGCCACGATGCTCGTTTTGCTTTTCGGTATTTCGCTGCAATGGTTGCCGCCAAGCGGTATGAGCGGCTTCTCAAGCTTCATTATGCCAGCAATGACGATGGGCATTATTCTGACCGCAACCAATGTGCGTCTGGTCCGTACGTCGATGCTCGAAACGCTGCAATCGCAATATATTATGGTGGCGCGTGCCAAAGGACTGAGCGAAAACAAAGTGCTCTACAAGCACGCTCTTCGTAATTGCGCGATCCCGCTGATTACATTCATTGGTCTTCAGTTTGGTGGTCTTTTCGGCGGCATCGTGGTCATTGAAAAAGTGTTCAATTGGCCGGGTATGGGCACACTTGCTTTTGATGCGGTTGGTGGCCGTGATTACCCGGTTCTTCAGGCAACAATTGCAATTTTGTCGATGATGATTATCGGCGTCAATCTTCTGGTAGACATAGCATATGGCCTTGTCGATCCGCGTATCCGGACGGAGTAGTGCAATGGCTACACAAGCGGTTAAAAAGACCTCAAACCTGCGGCTTTCGCGCTTTGCAAATCTGGAATTCATTGTTGGATTTCTGCTGACAGGCGGCATCTGTTTTGCGGTTATTTTCTCCAGCTCTCTCTTTCCCGCTGGTGCGAACAAGGTGGACCTTCTGGCGCGTTTGACGCCGCCCTTTGTTAATCCTGCGCATATTTTCGGAACCGATCCGCTCGGACGCGATGTTCTGGCACGTGTGATTATCGGCGGTAAAATTTCACTCTTTGTCGGCTTTGTATCGGTTATTGGTTCTGTGATCATTGGTACGATCATGGGGCTGGTTGCAGGTTATTATCGCGGCTTCTGGGACATGGCCTTGATGCGCTTTGTTGATGTGCAGCTTGCGATGCCATTCATCCTGCTTGCGATTACTTTCATGGCTATTCTCGGCGGCGGACTGGTTAACACGATCATCCTGCTGATTGTCTCGCAATGCGTTCAATATGCCCGGCTGGTGCGCGGTTCGGTATTGTCGCTGCGCGAGCGCGAATTTATCCTCTCAGCGCGTTCGATTGGCGTCAAAGACTGGCGTATTATCTTCCAGCATCTCCTGCCGAATCTGATGGGCCCTGTCATTGTTCTGATGACGCTCAATGTGGCCAATAACATTCTGCTTGAATCAAGCCTGACCTTCCTTGGTTTTGGTATTGATTCAACCATTCCAAGCTGGGGCGGAATGCTCGCTGATGGACGTACCTACCTCCAGACAGCATGGTGGGTAAGCCTGTTCCCGGGCCTTGCAATCCTCTTCACCGTGCTTGGCCTCAACCTTCTGGGTGATTGGCTGCGCGATAGTCTTGATCCTACAGGCAGGACTGCACGATGAGCGTGATTTTTGAAAAGACCTACCAGCGTTCAATTGATGTGCTGATCGAGCGCTTTGTAAAGTCGCAAATGCGTGGCGCGCGAGTTGAAGCCTGGCTGTTCGATGACCAACCCAGCCGTTTTGCTGCGGAAACGAAGCTGCGTGAGTTGGGCGTCGAAGCGTGTCTGCGTTCAGCCTATAAGCCGCTTCTGCATTTCTTTTTGGAAGAGGTAGACGGTGCTGAACTGACGGCTGCAACCGTTCGCTATCCGCGCCATGACAATTGCGTCGAGAACCGTTTCTTGCTGGAAACCTATCCACTGTCAGCACTTCTTCCAGAAGCAAAAATCAGCTTCAGTGCATCTGGCAAAGATGATTTTTTCTATGAAGTCGATTTGACGTTTGCCGATGGGCACAATGAAAGCCATCGCGTTTTCGCACCCAATCGCGTTCATGAAGATTTTATTGGTGAAACGCTTGTTTCACCGACCGGCTGGCTGGTCGTTGAACATGAAGGCCGCGTTGAAAGCGCACGCTTTGAGACCGATTATGAAAAGCTGTTTCACGATACGATTTCGACCATTGCGACCCATGACTGGGGCAGGGGTGAACCTTATTTCGAAGAGCTGAATATTTCGGTCAGTCTGCCGATTACCGACCGTCGCCTGCCTTTTGATGAGGAAGCGCTGAGCCTGACGGAAGCTCTGCACGAGGATATATATTTCTCGCTGCTGGAGGTCTTTCAGAAAAAGTCTGGTCGCCCTATTGGTGATCGTGGTTTGCAACCCGGGCAGATCATGCCGGAAGTCCGCTTCCATGATGCCGAGCCTATGGTGAAAGTCGAAACACGACCACTTGCAACAACTGATGCGCTGACTGCCGAGCAGGTTTTGGAAAATGCACAGGCACCGCTTTCCGCTGACCAGATACGCCGAGAAATTGCGAAGCTTGGCGGCTCGCCGTTTGACGCTAAGACGCGTGCAGGGCGAACCGTGCGGGCAACCTATGTTTCGGGCAGTAATTTGCCGATGATGATTAGTGCTGGCCAGCACGCCAATGAAACAACGGGGATTGTCGGCGCATTGCGCGCTGCAAACCGTCTAGTTGCACGCGATGGCGCACATTTCACAATCTCTCCGCAGGAAAATCCGGACGGCTATGAAATCCATAAGCGTCTTTGCGTTTTGCACCCGCATCATCTGCACCATGCCTCTCGTTATACGGCGCTGGGCGATGATCTCGAATATCGCAGCGGCGAAGGTCTTTTTGAGAAGGCGATCCGTGTAGAAGCAGAGGCCCTTACAAGTGCGAAGCTTCATGTCAATCTGCATGGTTATCCGTCGCATGAATGGACACGGCCACTGTCAGGCTATGTGCCACGTTCTTTTGCCATGTGGACGCTGCCAAAGGGCTTCTTCCTGATTATTCGCCACCATGCATCATGGGAAAAGCAAGCTGAACAATTAATGGATCATGTGACAAGGCACCTTGGTGCTATCGATGGTTTGCTTGATTACAACGATGCGCAGATCAGGCTTTTTGAGCAATATGCGGGCGAAACGGGTTTTCGCATTATCAATGGCTTCCCATGTCTGGTCGGCGTTGATGATCGCCATACGGTTCCGCTGACGCTGATTACGGAATATCCGGACGAGACGATCTATGGCGATGCTTTTGTAAAAGGTCATACCGCACAAATGGAAACTGTTGTCGCGGCTTATGAGGCTCTGCAATTGTTCCGTTTCGGATCAGCCCTAACCAGCTGATGTGACAGCGTTAAGTTGAAAGCAGAAAGCCGCCCCTCATAGAAAAGGTGCGGCTCTTTTTATTGTGTTTTTGAAGCTTAAACCGGAAGCCTTTGACGGACAAGCGTTGTCCAGTAAGAGCATCCCCATGCAATGACATCATCGTTGAAATCATATTTTGGATGATGAAGATTGGCGCTCGGGCCATTGCCGATGTTGATCATGGCGCCCGGTACTTCATTGAGCATGAAGGCAAAATCTTCGCCGCCGAGGGTCGCAGGCATATCGCGTGTAACCCGATCAGGGCCGGACACAGCCTCCGCTGCGAGAGCGGCCAGTTCTGTTTCATTCTCATGATTGACTGTCACAGGATAATTACGCTGATAATCCAGCGTGGCTTTTGCACCGAATGCATCGGCGATGCCTTGAACAGCTCGTGTAAGACGCTCTTCGACGTGATCGCGTACTTCTTCACGCAGGGTACGCACGGTGCCGGTCAGCTTGATCGACTGAGGAATAACGTTGAAAGCATCGCCACCATGGATTGTGGTGATCGAAATCACAGCAGAATCCAGCGGATCGATTGTGCGGGCAGTCAGGGTCTGGATCGCCTGAATAAGCGCTGCCGTCACCGGTATAGGATCAATCGTATGATGCGGCGATGCGGCGTGACCGCCAACCCCGTCGACCACGATGTCGATCACATCTACAGAGCCCATGATCGGACCCGAATTGATTGTGAAGTTGCCCACTGCCAGATTGGGGCGATTATGCATGCCATACACTTCGTTGACCGGCCAGCGCTTGAAAAGCCCATCGTCGATCATGGCCTTTGCACCCGCACCACCTTCTTCGGCAGGCTGGAAAATGACGATGACCGTGCCGTCAAAGGCCCGACTTTGAGCCAGTTCGCGCGCCGCGCCCAGAAGCATCGTGGTGTGACCATCATGACCACAGGCATGCATCTTACCGGGAACCTTCGATGACCATTCTGCACCAGTCTCTTCGAGAATTGGCAGCGCATCCATGTCAGCACGCAACGCAATAGCGCGGCCGGACTTGTTGGTTTGTCCGCGAATAACGCCAACCACGCCTGTGCGACCAATGCCGGTCACAACTTCATCGAGACCCGCTGCACGCAATGCTTCCGCCACTTTTTCGGCGGTACGGTTCACATCATAAAGCAGTTCCGGGTTTTCATGCAGATCACGGCGGAAAGCAACCAGATCGTCAAGCTGGTTCGAGGTCCAGTTTTCAACCGGCATATCAGGCTCCCTGTTGTTTGGTGTCGAGGCTGTATCGGAAGTCGCAATGGCTTGCGCCCTTCATGATGGTCTGTGTGCGCTCCAGCTTCATTTCTGGATTATAGCCGATGCAGAAATCACCATCGCGATTACAGGACAGCAGATGGCCGATATGACCAAGCCCCATATCGCGGTACATTTCTGAATAACGGCAACGCTTCACGTTAAAATCGAAATGATCCTTGCCCTGCGATAACACTTCGATTTCCAGCGCGTTATCTTTTGTCCACAGCGGCAAAATATCGGCAAAGTCCTGAAGATCGGGCGTCCGGCCAAGTTCTTCCGCAAAGTTCTTACCTTGTTCAATCGCTGACCTGGTAACAGCCTCACCGATTGCGGCCTGAGCTTCTTCCTCGCCTGACCGCTCGCGAAGAACCTCATAGACATTTTTCAGAACGAGCGCCTCGATGCGGCGGCGCTCGAGAATTGGCATTTGATTCATGGATCTACCTTTCACATGAATATTGATTGGTATGTTCAGAGATTGGGCTCGGTAAGGTCCTTGCGTCGCAGCCATGCGAGATAAAAGGGTGCGATCTTCCGCGCGATTTTATGGAAAGGCAGCGGCGCCTGCTCTGAGAACGGCAATGCAAGTTCCTGAACCGGCTCCCCATCCAGTGCTCGCGCCAGCTCTCGCCCAAGTGCTGTGCCGAGGGCCACCCCGCGGCCATTGCAACCGATCCATGCCCAGCCATCGGTGCCGAGCTGATGGACACGCGGAAAACGGTCCCATGTCATGCCGATATAGCCGCTCCAGACATGGGTCATTTCGGGCTGCCCAAGCGCTGGGAAAGCCTCTGCCAGATTGCGCGCAGCCTTGTGCTTCACACGTTCTGCAACATTGTAGTCGCCCATGACCACACCGCCGGTAATCAGACGATTGCGCGCATCATAACGGAAGAACCGCAGGTCGCCACGTGTATCGGATACCGCCTGACGGCCGAGAAGAATTGTTGCACGGAGGTTGTCGCTGAGTGGTGCCGTTGCCATCTGCCACGAGAGAACGGGCACGATGCTACGTGCCAGACGTGGCGCCAGTTTTTCACGCAATTCACCCGTATAGGCGTTGGTTGCGAGCAGAAAGCCTTTTGCACGAACCGTCGCGTTTTCGGTGCGTACTTCCCAATGATCGCCCTTGCGTTCATAGGAAATGACCGGGCTTTGTTCATGGATAGTTGCACCATGGCATTCGGCTGAGGCTGCAAGGCCACGGGCCAGAGCCAGCGGATTGATATGGCCGCCAGTCGGGTTGAACATGCCGCCATACCAGAAATCGCTGCCTAGCAGCTTGGCGGTCGCAGCACAATCAAGATATTCTGCCGGAAACCCAAACCGCTTCCATGCTTCGACACGCGCTTGTGATAGCTTGATCCGTCCTGGTGAATGCGCAGGCTGGAACCAGCCGGTTTGCTCTGCTTCCGCTGCGATGTTCTCCTCACGCACGATGGAAAACAAAATATCCGCACTGTTGCCAATCAGCTTTGCAAAACGCTCACCGGATGTTCCGTAACGTTTGGCGATAGCATCAGGTTCGGCGGCGGTCATGGTGGGAATGACTTGGCCATTGTTGCGTCCGGATGCTCCCCAGCCGACTGCTTTGCCTTCAAGCAAAATGACACGCTTGCCGCGCTTGGCGAGGTGTAAGGCTGCTGATAGGCCCGTGAAGCCGCCGCCAACGATAACGACATCTGCTTCAGCATCGCTTATCAAGGGCTTTGCAGGCGGACGGCTTGGGGCTGTTGCGGCCCAGATTGATGGTGGGAACTGGATGTTTTCCATAATGTCTGGCGCTTTCATTCTGCGCTGGTCGAGCGAGGAGGCGTCCAGTTTTTGCCGGGAATGGAGGCAAGCAGACGCTGCGTATATTCATGCTGCGGATTGGCAAAGACTTCAGCCGTTAGCCCGGCTTCCGCGATTTCACCCTTCGACATCACGATAATTCGGTCGCAAAGCTGTGCTGCAACACGCAGATCGTGCGTTACAAAGAGAAGCGAGAGGTTGAGCCTTTCGCGCAGATCAGCCAGCAGGCGCAGTACTTGTGCCTGAACCGAGACATCGAGTGCGGAAACCGGCTCATCTGCCACGATAATGCGTGGCTCCAGAGCCAGTGCACGGGCGATGCCGATACGTTGGCGCTGACCGCCGGAGAATTCATGCGGAAAGCGATCCGCGGCAGAAGGTGAAAGCTCAACCAGTTCGAGCAGTTCACGGGCTTTGGCATGGGCCTGTTTTTTTGGCACGCCATGAACAATTGGCCCTTGTGCAATCAGATCAACGACGCGTCGACGCGGGTTGAGTGAAGCCATCGGGTCCTGAAAGACCATCTGGATATCTTTGCGCATGGCGCGAACTTCGCGTGCGCTGGCGCTGAGAAAATCACGGCCATTCACATCGACTTTGCCACTGTCGGCCTCAAGCAGTCTTGTCACGATCCGTGAAACTGTGGTTTTTCCCGATCCGCTTTCGCCAACAACGCCCAGTGTTTCACCCTGTCGAAGTTCAAACGACAAGTCTTTGACAGCAGGCACGGCACTGCGCTTGCCGCTGAACAAACCACCCTGCGCCTTGAATGTCTTGCGAAGATTGCTGGCCTTGAGAATGACAGGCAGACTATTGCCGGATGATGTGACTTCTGGCGGCGTCAGTGCGGGAACTGATGCGATCAGCGCCTTGGTGTATGGATGCTGCGGATGATTGAGGACCTGTTCGGCAGGGCCTTCTTCAACGAGCTCACCAAGACGAAGCACCGCAACACGATCCGCGATTTCTGCCACCACGCCAAAATCGTGGGTGATGAACAGGATACCCGTATTGTGTTCGCGCTGAAGATCGCGGATCAGCTTGAGAATTTGCGCTTGCGTTGTAACATCAAGTGCAGTTGTGGGTTCATCGGCAATGATAAGGCGCGGTTTCAGAATAAGCGCCATGGCAATCATGACGCGCTGGCGCTGACCACCGGAAATCTGGTGCGGATAGGCATTATAAGCCGATTGCGGGTCAGGGATTTTGACTTCCCCCAACATGTCGAGCACGGCAGCACGCCGTTCCTTGCGACCAAGCTTGGTATGAAGCCGCAGCACCTCATCAATTTGCCAGCCCACTGTCTTTTGCGGGTTGAGTGCCGTCATAGGTTCCTGAAAAATCATCCCGATACGGTCGCCGCGCAGCTTTTTCATATCGGCTTCGCTCAGCGAATAAAGGTCGGTGCCTTCGAGCTTGATTGAGCCGTTTGTAACGCGCACATGTGGCTCTGGCAGAAGCCGCATGATGGCACCCGCCGACAGGGACTTGCCCGAGCCGCTTTCACCCACAAGACAGACGATTTCACCCGGCTTGATGGTCAATGTCAGGTCCTGCAAGGCGTAGCGGCGATCCGCCCCCTTGGGCAGGGCGATTTGCAGGTTCTGAATTTCGAGAACGGGAGCCGCAGTCATTTCTTCTTCTGCCTTGGGTTGAGCGCGTCGTTAAGCCCTTCGCCGAGCAGGCTGAAAGAAAGCACGGTGAGCAGAATGGCAATGCCGGGAATAACCGAACAGAACCAGTCGGTGCGCAACACGGCACGGCCTTGACCGATCATGTTGCCCCAGCTCGCATAATTGGGATCGCCGAGGCTTAGAAACGCCAAAGCACTTTCCATGAGAATAGAGGTCGCCATGACCACCGACGCAAAAACCACGACCGGCGGCAAGGCATTGGGTAGAATTTCACGGAAGATAATCGACAGGTTTCCGACACCGAGATTGCGCACAGCGTCAACAAATTCGCGCTTACGCAGAGCCATAAATTCGGCGCGGACCATACGCGCAGGCGCGGTCCATGAAACAATGCCAATACAGATGATGATGTTCTCGATAGAGGAACCGAAAATTGCCACCAGTGTTAGCAGCAGTACAAAGCTTGGCACGGTCTGGAAGGCTTCCGTCACACGCATGAGCGCATCGTCGATCCAGCCGCCGTAATAGCCTGCAACTGCGCCAATGATGATGCCAATGACAATCGAAATCATGGTGGCAATAACACCAATCAGCAGCGAAATGCGCGCACCGTGAAATATTCCCGCCATGATGTCTCGCCCGAGCTGATCGGTTCCCAGGGGCGTTGCAGCATT
This genomic interval carries:
- a CDS encoding ABC transporter substrate-binding protein; the protein is MIKKALKAALLASVLSAAVIASAPAFAAGKLTVSSPQDPGSWDPIDTFLVNWASVATNIFDGLVYRGPDLKIVPGLASSWEELDEGKRIRFNLREGVKFHDGEPFNAEAVKFTFDRLLGEEGAKGPQRSNYIAIEKIEVIDDKTVDFHLKTPDPVLITKLAGYGAMIVPPKYIAEKGEDYFNTHPVGTGPFKFVSYEPKVNIQLEAFADHWGGAPKISELEYRFITEPSTAVAELQAGRVDLVIPPTIPIGMIPTIEGDANLELVTTDGPTVDALRFNTRDGITKDERVRKALIMAVDRDAIIQSILAGQAEPIASFQGALSFGYDPELKPLPYDPDQAKKLLEEAGVQPGATVQIDVRGNDATFNEVTQAVASFLQMVGINATIKPYDVNVLLNDVIPQGKTGAMFQQKWGGWTFDYDNTAYSMYHSGEKWNPYEEDEQLDKMLEAQRSVLDRGEREKMLQEIAKYAADKAYEMPLYSSKAIFGVNKRVKNFVPAPDNRLRFTDVTVD
- a CDS encoding ABC transporter ATP-binding protein, with product MSKPLLTVEGLSVEFGANRVVNDLNFSVSAGRTLAVVGESGSGKSITSLSIMRLADMSGAKFPDGRILFNGPEGERDLLKVDQKAMRGIRGKDIAMIFQEPMTSLNPVFTIGNQISEVLMLHEGMSKNAALAEGKRLLEMVRLPDAEGLLKRYPHQLSGGMRQRVMIAMALACRPKLLIADEPTTALDVTIQAQILHIIKDLQKELEMAVIFITHDMGVVAEMADDVVVMWKGKKVEEGPVGRIFEAPQHPYTQTLLSAVPKLGSMTGEAFPKRMPVMMMRDGVPVLSGEERIQDTAHYNGKPLLAVDDLYVRFPIKKNLFGKVTHVCNAVSKVAFDIYPGETLALVGESGSGKSTIGRTIQQLQSPLSGDIRFNGKAYSQMSAQERYAMRREVQYIFQDPFASLDPRKTVGFSIAEPIRTHGLLDNNKAINARVAELLERVGLGPEHASRYPHEFSGGQRQRICIARALASKPKLIIADEALSALDVSIQAQVINLFMDLQKDQGLAYLFISHDMAVVEKMSHRVAVLYLGQIMELGSRQQVFETPSHPYTQRLLSAVPVADPSTRTQRAALEGEIPSTTRRIDDKPVIYNHREVSPGHFVAESA
- a CDS encoding winged helix DNA-binding protein gives rise to the protein MVHEADPQSGSDILLAMQESGFDEVSLPKHLRSVASLGPIVSSSHLAEGGSPGMSEVEYGLILASHAFSRWMVRCMAAAGLPGLSPIEVLILHSIRHRGREKKLADICLVLDIEDTHIATYAIRKLEKAGLLTTGKASKEKTVKITEKGAEACARYREIRERLLVESTTNARPSEETLSEVAALLRFMSGAFNQATRSAITL
- a CDS encoding ABC transporter permease; amino-acid sequence: MAGFLIKRILQALFVLIAMTMLVAYAIRLTGDPALMLTQGAGSVTEADLERIREGLGLNQPFLVQYWQFLKGLFTFDFGRSFLGGTPVSVLVGKALPATLMLAFASLFVSLVISIPLGIKAAVSRGKWADQLIRVCSLVGLSFPNFWLATMLVLLFGISLQWLPPSGMSGFSSFIMPAMTMGIILTATNVRLVRTSMLETLQSQYIMVARAKGLSENKVLYKHALRNCAIPLITFIGLQFGGLFGGIVVIEKVFNWPGMGTLAFDAVGGRDYPVLQATIAILSMMIIGVNLLVDIAYGLVDPRIRTE
- a CDS encoding ABC transporter permease, with the translated sequence MATQAVKKTSNLRLSRFANLEFIVGFLLTGGICFAVIFSSSLFPAGANKVDLLARLTPPFVNPAHIFGTDPLGRDVLARVIIGGKISLFVGFVSVIGSVIIGTIMGLVAGYYRGFWDMALMRFVDVQLAMPFILLAITFMAILGGGLVNTIILLIVSQCVQYARLVRGSVLSLREREFILSARSIGVKDWRIIFQHLLPNLMGPVIVLMTLNVANNILLESSLTFLGFGIDSTIPSWGGMLADGRTYLQTAWWVSLFPGLAILFTVLGLNLLGDWLRDSLDPTGRTAR